The region TCCGGACGGAAGTTCAACGTGGTCGACGGCTATGTCCACGAACGGCTGGCGATCTTTGCCAGCGCGAAACACGGACTTGCGGGCAGGAACTGGACCACCCGATTTACTTATGGGTGGATCACCCGGCTCGGTGTCTACCGCCTTACCGGAAACGTGCACAGGGCAACGGCGCATGCCAGCCGGTGAACGATGTCGGAAAGCCGTGTGCGGGAGAACTGCATGCACGGTTTGAAGCGGCGGGGACTGGAAACGGGGCATCAGCCACCGCGCCAGTCCCCGACCCTACTAAGAAGACCAACAAGCAGAAGACCAACCCCTTCCGTCCGTGTGGCCGCGGCGACGCCGCACGAACGAACGGAAGGACGGACCCCCTGGACGCCGCAGCGTCCCCGCCTCCGGCGGACGAGATGCATCCGGGGATCCGGCTGCTGCTCGAGATCGGAGCGAGCCGTCCTGAACTCCTGCTGACCGGGAAGCCGCTGACCGATCAGGGCCGCGTGGCGACCGTGATGATGGACGCCGGCTGGAGCAGCGAGCAGCTGCGCCACGTCATCACCGGCCGGCCCCTGCCGGACCCGGTGCGCACCTCGGTTGGCGCGATCATCGCCGCTCGGCTCCGCGCCGCGCAGGCTTACCCGCCGCCCGCCACCGCAGCGGACCACCACGATGCCGCCCCGTGGGACGAGCCGTACGCGTCGGCGACAGCCGAGCGGTCATCGATGGGGGCCGCCGCCCGCAGCGTGACCGAGGCCCTGACCTACCGGGCCCTCGTCGAGTGCGCCGGCTGTGGGGTGCCCGCCACCGTCCCCGGCGAAGACCTCTGCCCGGCCTGCCTGGGCTGGCCGCTGTGCCGCACCTGCCCGGGCCCGACGCCCCGTCGGGCCCACCCCGACGGCGACGGCCGCTGCAGGACGTGCGCCTCCGCCTGACCGACCCACTGGAAGGAAGAAGCCCGTGACGGACACGCTCCGCACACCGCCACCGACCGCGGCCGCGCAGTACCGGCGCCCCTTCACCCTCGACCCGGGCCGGTGGGAGGCGGAACGCTCACGTGCCCTGCGAACCGGCCACGTCCGCGACCACACCTGCACGGCCGAGTGCGAACCCGTCCTCGTCTACGAACGCACCCGGTGGGGCTGGCTCGCCTGGACCGTTCCCGGTGACGGCACCCCGCCCGATCACCCCCATCAGATCGGCGTTCTCACCCCCACCGCGAGCCGCATGCAACGCCTGGCCCTGCGCTGGCTGACCAGACACCCCGCCCAGCGCCTCACCCTGGCCCCCACCATCCCCGGGTCCCTCCGGCTCTCCGCCGTCGCCGTCGGCGTCATCAGCGTGCTCGCAGGCCTGTTCGCGATGGGCCACGGCGTTCCCGTCGAGGCCGTGCTGCCGGGAATGGTGCTCGCTCCGATACTCGCCGAGCACCTGCCGGGCCAGCTGGACGCCCGGGCCCGCGAACACGTCCGCAACGTCGAAGGCGACGGCTCCTGCCGCTACCTGCAGCGCCTCGCCGCCCTGCACACCTCCCTCGTCCAGGCCGCCGCCGGCAGCGACCGCTACGAGCTGCGCCGCGCGGCCGAGATCGGCCAGCACCTGCTGTGGGACGCCGCCGACCTGCTCCAGACCCAGGACACCCGCTCAGCCTCGGCCGACCTCATCGCCCGCGAACGGCTGCTGGTCCAGCTCGCAGACCAGGCCGCCCAGAGCCTGAAGCGCACCCACACCCAGGACGGGCCAGCCGACGCGGACCAGCCCGGCTGGCACGAGCGGCCGTTGGGCCCATACCCGCCCGGTTTCGAACAGACGGCACGGCCAGCATCCCGACGCACACCCGGCTCGTCACCACTGAAGGGATTCCACCCCAAGCCCCAGACTCAGCCCGATCACGCCGGCCACGCTGCGGACGTCTACCTGCTCTTCGCGCACGAGCCGTACTACCCCGGCCCCGGCGCCCAGGAGATCAACACCACCCTGGTGGCTGCTGCCTCTCTGCTCCACCCCCGGGTACGGCAGCCCGACGGGGCCCAGATCCACGACCGCCTCACCCAAGCACGCCATCCGGGAGAGATCGTCCCGCTGGCCACCCTCACTCACGAACTGGGTGGCGGCGCCGACTGGCCGACGGTCGGCGACTGGGAGAGCGTCACCACCGACCTGCTGCAGCTCGTCCGCGACGGGGAGTGCGACGCCCTCAGCCTCGGCCTGCCCGAGATCGGACGTGCCCTCATCTGCACCGGACCTCACAGCCACGTGCGCGCCTTCGACGCCGCGGCTGACGAGTTCATCGCCTACGGACCGGCGGAGCGTGCCGCCGTCCTGGCCGAGGTCGATCAGTTCCTCGCCTGCCTGGTGGCCGAGCAAGAGTTCTGGCCCGGCGACGGCCTGCTGCCCTCGCCCACCCGCCCCGCATGACTCCACCAACCCAGTTGTGGCTAGAGCACATCGACTGTCGGTCACAGACGGTGTCCCAGACAAGACTGGGGCGCCGTGCCGCTGGGCGGACTCCGTCCGGTTACCGCGTGCGAGTTCGCCCAGCCGCAAGTGCGGGTGCCGCCACCGGGGCCGTCGCGGAAGGTGTTGCCGAGCAATGTCTGCAGCTCTGTCTGCCGGCGTCGATGCCGAGGAGCTTCGCCACCCCGGCGACCTGTCGGCCGGAGGCGCAGCTGCCCGGCGATCGTCATCCGGGGATCACGTCTAGGCTTTCCGGGCCAGTCCGGCGGCGATGAGGTGTTCCCAGACCGTGAGCTCTCGTCTTTCGCCGCTGTTCCACGGGTTGTCGCTCTCGTCGGGACGCCACAGGGACGCGGGGACGATCCCGGGGTCGAGGATCTCCAGGCCGTCCAGCAGGGAGGCGATCTCCGCGTCGGTGCGCCACCGGCCGCGGCCGAACGTCTGCTGGAGGACCTTCTCGGCCTCCGCGGTCTCCGGGTTGTTGCCGGAGCGGAAGTGGCTGATGAAGAAGTAACTTCCGGAGGGGACGTGGTCTCGCCAGTAGCGGACGATGCCGGCCGGGTCCTCGTCATCGTTGACGTGGTGGAGGATGGCGCTGAGGATGACGGCGACGGGACGAGTGAAGTCGATGATTTCCAGGGTGTCGGGGTGAGTGTGGATGCCTTCGGGGTTGCGCACATCGACCGCGACGACGCGGGTCCGGTCGTTGTTCTCCAGCAGTGCGCGGCCGTGGACCAGCACTTGGGGGTCGATGTCGACGTAGACGACTCGGGACTCGGGGGCGTGCCGTTGCGCGACCTGGTGGACGTTGTCCGCGGTCGGCAGGCCACTGCCCAGGTCGATGAACTGCCGAATGCCGGTGGTCTTCGCGATCTCCCTGACCGCCCGGGTCAGGGCTGCGCGGTTGGCGAAGGCGATGGCCACCGAACCGGGCAGGTCGCGCTTGAACACGTCGCCGATCTCACGGTCCACGGCGTAGTTGTCCTTGCCGCCGAGCAGGTAGTCGTAGACGCGGGCGATGCTGGGCTTGGCCGGGTCGATGGAGGAGCCTTCGTACGTCATGGCTGCCATTCTTTCCCGCAACGTCGCCTGCGGACCCTCGTTTTGGGATCCTCCGGCCGGGCGGGGGCGGCGCGAGGGCATGGATGCCTGGGCTCGGTGTCAAACGCCTCGATTGGATGACAGGGCGACTGGCTTCACTGTCCAAGGACAGCATCTGTCGGGGGTTCCCGGGCTGCTCGTAGGTGAACTCGTGTGGATTGAAGCAATAGTTGGCGCTTTGCAGCCATACCGTCGCCGCTGTGGCCCAGCGATGTCCTGGTATCTCCATGCAGCGGTCAGGCGTCAACTTGACCCGGCCGTAAACGAGCGGGCTTGGAGGTAGGGCACCACTGGCTGTGGTGTGGCCTCCTCCGTCCAGACACCTAGAAAGGTGCTGGGACGCGTGACTCACGCCCCGCAATCCACACAGACTTACCGCGAGTGGCGATGCTGTGGGAAGCATTCCGGTCGGCGTGGGCAACGACCCCGCACTTCCGGCAAATGAAGAGGGCCTGGTCGACCCGGTTCTTCTTCTCGATGTGATGGCACTCGGCGCATTCCTGGCTGGTGTACGCCGGATCGACGTACACCAGCGGGACGCCTGCCCGGCGTGCCTTGTACTCAACGAACTTCCCGAGCTGGTGGAAGGCCCAGGAGTGGAGCGTGACCCGTTGGGGCTTGCGGAGCCGTACCCTCTGCCGGATTCCGCCCAGATCTTCCAGGGCGATGCCGGACGAGGTGCGTTCAGCCTCGGCCACGATCTGTTTCGCGATGATGTGGTTGACGTGTCCGGCGTGCCGCGCTTCCTTGCGGCGCCGGTTCTTGAGCCGTCGCCGGGCGGACTTGGTGCCCTTGGCCTGCAACTTCTTCCGCAGGTCGAGCTGCCGCTTACGGTGCCGGTTCAGGCCGCGACCGGCCGCCCGGTATCCGGTGGACGTGGTGGCGATGTTGGCGATGCCGAGGTCCACGCCGATGAACTGGCCGGGCTCGTACTGCTCGGCCTCGGGAACTTCGCACACGGCGATCAGGTAGAAGACGCCGTCACGTTCGGTCAGGTCCGATTCGCCCTTGCGGTACTCCCGTAAAGTTTTCAGCGCGTCCGGGGAACAGACGAAGCGGACGTTCTTGAGTCGTCCGGCGGTGGTCCAGATGGAGACGGTCTGCGCGTCGTACTGCCAGGACAAGCACCGGTCGTCAAACGGATGCGCGGCCTCAGGGCGGAAGGCGACCGGCTTGGACTCGGCCTTCTTCCGGCGCTTCGAGCCGGGCTTGCCGAGGTTCCCCGCCCGCAGGTTCGCCCGCAGCGTGGTGTAGGCGTCCACGATCTTGATCGTGTGCTGCGCGGCCTGCGCTCCGAGACCGGCCGCTTTCAGCTCGGCGTAGGTGTGCTTGCGCAGCTCGTACTCGCGCGGCACACCATGGGCGAAAGCCACCCCGGACACCCAGTTGGCCCGGTCATTGACCGTGTGCAAGGTCGCGCCGACAGCGGATGCCTGCGCGGCATCCGGCACCAGTTTGACACAGTTGATCTATGTCACCACGCTGGGAACCAAACCCCAATATCCGCAGGGGCCGCACGGTCGTCTACACCCTCCACGCCCACTTGGTCTTCACTCCGAAGTACCGGCGCGGGCCGTTCACCGACGAGATCCTGCGACGCTGCGAGGAAGTCAACCGAGCCGTCTGCGCCGACTTCGAAACCGAACTGGTCGAGTTCAACGGCGAGAAGGATCACGTCCACCTCCTCGTGCACTACCCGCCCAAGGTCTCGGTCTCCAAGCTGGTCGGTTCCCTCAAAGGCGTCTCCGCCCGCAGACTCCGCCAGGAGTACCCCGACCACATCCACAAGTACCTGTGGGGCGCGCACTTCTGGTCACCCTCGTACTTCGCGGCGAGCTGCGGCGGCGCCCCGCTGAGCATCATCAAGGAGTGCATCGAGAACCAGAAGCGCCCGCAGTAGACAGCTGAGGCCAAAACAGTGCAGACCCATGCACGCGCGCGGGCCAGAGCAGTCCAGAGAAGCGCTTCCTCCCGGGCGTGAACGCCCGGGGTTTCGCGCTAGATCATGCTGAACTGCCTCACCCAGCTCCTTGCCTGGGTGTCGACTGCGTCCATGTGTGGACCACGCGCTGTCGAGCAGTGAGATGTGGGTCACCTCCGGGGGCGTCGATGTCACACTCCGGGGCTCGCCTCCCTCTCAGGGGGAAACCGTAGCGACTGCGGCAGGAGGCACTCATGAGCTCCGACACCCGGCCTGGCGCACTGTGGAAGTCCGGGCCAGACGGCATGGATGGCGACACGCTCCCCGGCGTCCTGGTCAACGGCAGCCTCGCTCCGACGCGGCGCTACGGGATTGTCCGAAGTGGCAGCAGGGGGCTGCCAGACAAAGCCGCGGCCGGAAAGCTCGATGCCCGACAGCACCTCGACCGGCCCCGCCCAGCCCGAGGCACACGCCACGGGGGACCTTTAGGCCCGACGGGCCGACGAGAAGGGAAAGATCATGACCAGGTATCGGAAGACGGAGCGGGCACTGACCGCCGGCGCGGCTCTGCTGGGCGCACTGGCGCTTTCGGGGCCGGCGCAGGCCGCCGACCGCACCTCCATCGTCGCCTACGGCGCTTATACCCGCGCGAAGGCCGTGTCCTACGGTGCGAACGGCGCCGTCAGGGTCTGCGACGCCTATCCGTCGGACGGCTACGGGGTCGCCGTCCGCTACTACCGCAGGGTCGGAAACCTTCAGACGCTGTCGAACTTCAAGGGCAAGTGCAGCGAAACCACCGACATCCAGAGCAATCCGATCATTCTCTTCACGGCGTGCGTGGTCATTGACAGCGTCGACTACTGCGCCTCCCCGTACCAGGACACCGGCAGGTAGCCCGCGCGCTCCCACGGGGTGCCGCACTGGCGTGACCACTCCGGACAGCAGCCGTGCATTCAGGCGGGCGCCGGCCCCGTACGGCGCCCGCCGCCGCCACGGGGCGGGCGCCCGCCGGTCAGTCGACCGGCTGCTCGGCGGTGCGCAGCCCCGCCGTCCACGCTGCCCGGTGTCTGCGGTGGCTGTGCCCGGTGCCTAGAGATCTCCCCGCCCCATGAACCACGATCATTCATCGCTCAAGATCCACTTTCGATACGCGGCCTAGCTTGATCTTTAACGTCCGGAGTCGAATGGTGCGTCGAACTTGATCGCTCGGTCCGGTAACTGCCGTACGCGGAAGCGGCCTTCGGCTGAACATGTGCTCCGACCAAGGAACACACACGTCCAGCACGAAGGCCGTGAGGATGAGTCTGCTGCATCACGCTGTCCGGCGAGAGCCGTTGGCGCAACTGTCATGCTTCCGGGGCGAGTTCTACTCCTGTCTGACCGCTCGTTCGGACGCGTTGTTCGAGCTGGCTGATGCCGTTCTGTGCGGTGACGGGCCGGTGAGGTCGCTGGCCGAGCTGTCGCTGGTGGGTGAACACCGCCGCGGCCATGGCGGGCTCTACGCCGCCCTGGCCCGTGGACGCATCGACGCCGGCCGGCTGCGGCGGGCACTGGCCGAAGTGCCACTGCCGCGGGCTGCCGACGGCCGGCTGGTCCTGGCCGTCGACGTCACCTGCTGGCTGCGGCCCGATGCCCACACCTCACCACAGCGGATCCTGTGCCACACCTACGGCCGGGGCAAGGACCAGCACATCCCCGTCCCCGGCTGGCCCTACTCGATCATCTGCGCACTCGAGCCAGGCCGCAGCTCATGGACCGCACCCCTGGACGCGCTGCGCCTGGCGCCCGGCGACGACACCGCCACCGTCACCGCCCGGCAGCTGCGCGATCTGCTTCAGCGACTGATCGCAGCGGGGCAGTGGCAGACGGGCGACCCGGACATCCTCATCGTCGCGGACGCCGGATACGACGCACCCCGCCTCGGCTTCCTCCTGAGGGACCTGCCCGTGCAGGTGCTGGCCCGGATGCGTTCGGACCGCGTCCTGCGCAGAGCTGTCCCGCCCCGGCTGCCGCACACCCAGGGCCGGCCTCCCCGGCACGGCAGCGAGTTCGTCTTCGGACAGCCCGACACCTGGGACACCCCGGACACCGAAACCGTCACCGACACACGCCTCTACGGCACCGCCACCGCTCGTTCCTGGAACCGGCTCCACCCCAAACTGACCCACCGCTCCTCCTGGGCCGCAGCCGACGGCACCCTCCCGATCGTCGAGGGGACCGTGATCCGCCTGGACATCGACCACCTGCCCAGCGGAGCAACCCCCAAGCCCGTCTGGCTGTGGTGGTCCGGCACCGACGCCACCCCGGCAGACGCAGACCGCCTCTGGCAGGCCTACCTGCGGCGCTTCGACATCGAGCACACCTTCCGCCTCTTCAAACAGACCCTCGGCTGGACCTCCCCGAAGATCCGCACCCCCGAGGCAGCCGACCGATGGACCTGGCTGATCCTCGCCGCCTACACACAACTCCGTCTCGCCCGCCCACTCGCAGCCGACCTACGACGCCCCTGGGAGAAACCCAGTTCCCCGGACAGACTCACTCCTGCCCGCGTCCGCCGCGACTTCCGGCACATCCGCCCACAAGCCGCCTGCCCGGCCCAAGCACCGAAACCCTCCCGACCCGGCCCCGGACGACCACCAGGCCGAAAGAACACCCGACCCACACCCCGCCACGACGTGCACACACCCCGCAAAACACAGCCGCCGAAGCAGAGAACGAAGAAGTCAACCACCCCACGACCCCGCCGCACAGGTTAAAGATCAAGCGTACGTCCAGCAGTCCGGGCGTCTTCCCAGTTCAGAAGGGGTGTGAACGATGTAACCGGACGTCAAGCTCAGGATAGCCAGCCGGTGGAAGTCCGGTCCGGGGAGACGCCAGGGTCCCCGGTAGCTGACTCCCGGCGTCGCCCGAAATGGTGGCGTCGAAGTGGAGTGACAAGCGCCTCTCGGGGGCGTGCAACCGACCAGTCCGCAACATGAAGTGAAGCCTGCAGCGTCGTCATTTAACCCCCGCCCGCGGGCGGGCCAAGGAGGAGCCGAGCCTGTGCTTGATTGGCGAAGGCCACGGAAGATGATCTCGGACCTGGAGCGGTCGTCGAAGAACCTCCCGGCGTAAGGGGCGTGGAATGGTCGGAAGGTTGTCCTGGGAACTGGAGAGAGCCTCCTCGGCCCCGGGTATTGCGGCCCGGGAAGCGTGGCCTGCCTATAACCGGCAGAACCGGGAAATGGCGGGTTGTCGAGAGGCAGTCGGAGGGGGTCGTAGTAGTGACGATCGGCGGGACAACACAACCCGCTGGGAGCGAAGGGCCCCTGCTTCATCGACGCGATTCGAAAACAGGGAGGGACCCGGATGAGTGCCGTTACGGCTAGTTCCATCCGCCGGGAGGAAAGCGTCGCAGGACCAGTCCGCCGTCCTCTGGACAAGGTCCGAGCCTTGCAACGGACGCTTTACCGCTGTGCCGAGCAAGAACCCGAACGCCGGTTTCACGCCCTGTATGGCCATGTCCACCGCATGGACGTTCTGAGGCGGGCGTGGGCCGGTGTGTGCGCAAACCGGGGTGCCCCCGGCGTGGACGGTACGACCGTCGACGCGGTGGAATCCTCGGGGGTGGATGCATTCCTCCAAGACCTTTCGCAGAGACTGCGGGCGCATACGTATCGTCCGTCAGTGCTGCGACGGGTCCAGATTCCCAAACCGGGGCGGCCGGGGGAGTTCCGGCCGCTATCGATCCCCACCGTGGCGGACCGCGTGGTGATGACGGCTGCGAAACTGGTCATGGAACCAGTATTCGAGGCCCAGTTCACCGAGGCGAGCTATGGATTCAGGCCGAAGCGGTCCGCGATCGACGCGTGCGAGGCAGTGCGTGTCGCCGCGAACCAGCGGCGGGAGTGGGTGTTCGAGGCCGATATCCGCGACTGCTTCGGCACGATCGACCATGAGGCGCTGATGGCCCAAGTGGCGCGGCGTGTGGTGGACCGGCCGATGCTGAAGCTGATCCGGGCCTGGCTGCGGATGGGAGTCCTGGTGGGCGGGGTGACCTCGCCTACCGGGGCGGGAACCCCTCAGGGCTCACCGATTTCCCCATTGCTGGCAAATATCGCG is a window of Streptomyces mirabilis DNA encoding:
- a CDS encoding SAM-dependent methyltransferase; protein product: MAAMTYEGSSIDPAKPSIARVYDYLLGGKDNYAVDREIGDVFKRDLPGSVAIAFANRAALTRAVREIAKTTGIRQFIDLGSGLPTADNVHQVAQRHAPESRVVYVDIDPQVLVHGRALLENNDRTRVVAVDVRNPEGIHTHPDTLEIIDFTRPVAVILSAILHHVNDDEDPAGIVRYWRDHVPSGSYFFISHFRSGNNPETAEAEKVLQQTFGRGRWRTDAEIASLLDGLEILDPGIVPASLWRPDESDNPWNSGERRELTVWEHLIAAGLARKA
- the tnpA gene encoding IS200/IS605 family transposase, whose protein sequence is MSPRWEPNPNIRRGRTVVYTLHAHLVFTPKYRRGPFTDEILRRCEEVNRAVCADFETELVEFNGEKDHVHLLVHYPPKVSVSKLVGSLKGVSARRLRQEYPDHIHKYLWGAHFWSPSYFAASCGGAPLSIIKECIENQKRPQ
- a CDS encoding RNA-guided endonuclease InsQ/TnpB family protein gives rise to the protein MNCVKLVPDAAQASAVGATLHTVNDRANWVSGVAFAHGVPREYELRKHTYAELKAAGLGAQAAQHTIKIVDAYTTLRANLRAGNLGKPGSKRRKKAESKPVAFRPEAAHPFDDRCLSWQYDAQTVSIWTTAGRLKNVRFVCSPDALKTLREYRKGESDLTERDGVFYLIAVCEVPEAEQYEPGQFIGVDLGIANIATTSTGYRAAGRGLNRHRKRQLDLRKKLQAKGTKSARRRLKNRRRKEARHAGHVNHIIAKQIVAEAERTSSGIALEDLGGIRQRVRLRKPQRVTLHSWAFHQLGKFVEYKARRAGVPLVYVDPAYTSQECAECHHIEKKNRVDQALFICRKCGVVAHADRNASHSIATRGKSVWIAGRESRVPAPF
- a CDS encoding NF041680 family putative transposase, producing MSLLHHAVRREPLAQLSCFRGEFYSCLTARSDALFELADAVLCGDGPVRSLAELSLVGEHRRGHGGLYAALARGRIDAGRLRRALAEVPLPRAADGRLVLAVDVTCWLRPDAHTSPQRILCHTYGRGKDQHIPVPGWPYSIICALEPGRSSWTAPLDALRLAPGDDTATVTARQLRDLLQRLIAAGQWQTGDPDILIVADAGYDAPRLGFLLRDLPVQVLARMRSDRVLRRAVPPRLPHTQGRPPRHGSEFVFGQPDTWDTPDTETVTDTRLYGTATARSWNRLHPKLTHRSSWAAADGTLPIVEGTVIRLDIDHLPSGATPKPVWLWWSGTDATPADADRLWQAYLRRFDIEHTFRLFKQTLGWTSPKIRTPEAADRWTWLILAAYTQLRLARPLAADLRRPWEKPSSPDRLTPARVRRDFRHIRPQAACPAQAPKPSRPGPGRPPGRKNTRPTPRHDVHTPRKTQPPKQRTKKSTTPRPRRTG